The Deltaproteobacteria bacterium GWA2_45_12 nucleotide sequence ACGTAAAAAAAAGGCCGATCTGCCACCTGCTGATCCCGAGGCCCATAGAGAAGTGGGTCTTTTCGATATTCTTTCTGCTGGATGGACTACCGGCTGGACTATTGCCAAAGGGAGTGCCAGCATTTACTGTAGCATGGTTGTAGGCCCTACCTCTCTAGCGCTAGCGCCCGCCTTTAGACAAGACCCTATAACGACGACTGTTAAAGCTTGTACCTGGTGGTGGTAATTAAGACCTGATTTTTACATCCCCCATGATCTTCAATTGGCAACCCAAGCGTTCGGTAGCCCCTACTGAAGTCAGGTTTTCGAACAGGGCATTTTCTTCCTGGGTGAGGGAATTCAAATTTTCCAGACCTTCCTCAATAATACACCGGCAAGTGCCGCAACTTCCCATGCGACAACCAAAGGGAAGGGTGGCCCCGCATTGGTCTACAATGTCGGGAATGGCCGCCCCAACGGGAACTTCAACCGTAATTTTATCTGTAACAAAAGTTACTTTGGGCATTTTTAGGACACGGTGAGCCCTGTCGAACCGCGTACTCTCCAATAAATAAGTCCATGGTTCGACGGGGCTCACCATGTCCAATTTAAGAGCTTAAAATTGTATCAAACGCAACCTTCCCTATTGATTTCTAAAATCGTTTCTTCCTATAAACCATCCTGTGAACAAACAACAAATAATTTCTATTATCGATGAAATCGGCACCCTTTTGGAGCTTAAAGGAGAAAATCCCTTCAAAGTAAGGGCCTATCACAATGCCGCACGAAGTTTGGAAACTTCCTCCCAGGACATAGCAACACTTATTTCAACCCACGAACTGGAAAACCTTCCCGGAATCGGCCAGGCCATGACTGAAAAAATTACCGAACTTTTCAATACGGGCAAACTCAAATTTTATTCCGACCTCAAAAAAGAAATCCCCCAAGGACTTTTGGAAATGATCCAACTCCCCGGCCTTGGCCCCAAAAAAGCCAAGCACCTCTATGAAGAATTGGGCATTAAATCCATTGGGGAACTCGAATATGCCTGCCATGAAAACAGGTTGCTTACATTAAAAGGGTTTGGTGAAAAATCGCAGAAAAAAATTCTGGAAGGCATTCAATTTCATAAAAAAAATGAAAGCCTTTTCCTGTTTTCAAAAGCCTACCGTGAAGCAAACGCTGTTCTTGAAATTTTAAAAAAGAACAAACACGTACAACAAATTTCCGTTGCCGGATCGCTTAGACGTTGCAAAGAAGTGGTTAAAGACATCGATTTTGTGGCGGCCTCTGACGATCCGAAAGCGGTGATGAAAACTTTCGTCACCCTTCCCGGGCTGCAACAAGCTATATCTCATGGCGAAACCAAATCGAGTGTCGTTCTTTCAAACGGAATCCAAGTCGACCTACGTTGTGTCAGCCAAAAAGAATTCCCCTATGCCCTCCATCATTTTACCGGGAGCAAGGAACATAACGTGGCGCTGCGTGGAAGAGCCCAATCGATGGAAATGAAAATGAATGAATACGGGCTTTTCAAGGGAGAAAAACTCATTGTTTGCAAGAGCGAAGAGGAAATTTACAAACATTTGGGGCTTTCATACATCCCTCCTGAAATGCGGGAAAATCAAGGCGAGATCCAAGCCGCAGAGAAAAACAAAATCCCTCAACTCCTCACTGCAAAAGACATCAAGGGAATTTTCCATAATCACACCACTTATAGCGATGGGAAAGCTTCCTTGGAGGAAATGGTGAAAGCGGCTCAGGGACTGGGGCTTGAATACATCGGAATTTCAGATCACAGCCAGTCGGCCTTTTATGCCCATGGGCTTAAAAATGCGGATATTGAAAAGCAACACAAAGAAATCGAGGCGTTTAATAAAAAATTAAAAAATTTCAAGATTTTTAAAGGAATTGAATCCGATATTTTGGCCGATGGTTCGCTTGATTATGACGAAAAAACGCTTAAAAAATTTGATTTCGTCATCGCCTCCATCCATTCCCGTTTTAAGATGACGGAAAAAGAAATGACCGAAAGAATCATCAAGGCCCTCCAAAATCCTTTCACCACCATGCTGGGCCACATGACGGGCCGCCTTCTTCTTTCACGCGAACCCTATCAACTGGATGTCAAAAAAATAATTGATACCGCCGTCAAACACAAAAAAATCATCGAACTCAACGCCAACCCCTATCGTTTAGACATCGACTGGCGGCATTTGCACTATGCCAAAGAAAAAGGCCTGAAAATTTCCATCAACCCGGATGCTCATAATGTAAAAGGTGTTGCGGATTTTGAATACGGCGTGGGCATTGCTCGTAAGGGGTGGATGGAGAAAGGGAATGTGATTAATACGATGGGATTGAGAGACATGGAGAAATATTTGAGAAATAGTACTAGGGAAAGTTGAATTATTCCTTCGACTCATCATTCAAAAAATCCTTATAAAGGATGGTTTTCTTCTAAGGCTCTTGGCTTATTTTGTTCGAGGATAAACCGGTCCAACGACATCCAAAGAGCACCTATCAAAAGTGGAAATTGAACTGGATCTTCATCATCAAAAAGGGCAACACAATCAATCTGCCATGCTTCACCTGAAAATTTGATCCTCAAACAAGGAAGATGCCCATGAACATCGCGTGAACCCGCGGTGGCTATCGTGTCAAGGCGATGATCATCAAAGGAAAAACCCTCAACTTCTGTCGAAACCCTTATCCCTGGGATAAAATCAAACCTACCACTATCAGGAATCCATGTCTGCGCTACTAAAGTGCTCGTAACGGGAACCAATCCACCGGGCGTTCGCACCAATGGTTTTTCAGAATGACGGCGTTCTGAAGAAAAAATGACAAGATGATCCAACCCAAATTGGTCAGCCATGGGATCTGCCTGTAAAATGTCTGCAAGCGCAAGTGCCATCGTCCTATTTTTATAAATCCCTTCAAAATGCCCGCCAACGAGAAAGGCAAGGATGGGATCTGTTAAAAAGTTTAAGAGCTGGGAAAAAGTCATGGTTAAGCGAAGATGAACTGAAGATTTACTTGCCTCCATAAAAGCTCTATGGGGTTCATCCTGTGAGGACATTCTAACCTGGTAATTAATGGCGGCCTCTCCGGAATAGGTTTGCATACCCAAGTCGATTATTCGGGCTCTCGATTGTGTTTCAACACTCACAAAACGGTCAGCTCTAAAATCGGGATCCATTCTATCCCTCCCATTGGAATGTACAAAAGAATCTCTTGGAACTTCCCTCGTCCGAGACGAAGATACCAACCTCCAATTATGACCTGCAAGACTGGGAGAAGCGGTTGGATCGACCAAAATACTATCTCGCCAGGATCCAGATCTCACTCCATTAACTTCTCTGTGAATTCCATCAATGGTGGACCCAATATGCGCTAAATGTCTTGGGTGAAT carries:
- a CDS encoding histidinol-phosphatase — its product is MNKQQIISIIDEIGTLLELKGENPFKVRAYHNAARSLETSSQDIATLISTHELENLPGIGQAMTEKITELFNTGKLKFYSDLKKEIPQGLLEMIQLPGLGPKKAKHLYEELGIKSIGELEYACHENRLLTLKGFGEKSQKKILEGIQFHKKNESLFLFSKAYREANAVLEILKKNKHVQQISVAGSLRRCKEVVKDIDFVAASDDPKAVMKTFVTLPGLQQAISHGETKSSVVLSNGIQVDLRCVSQKEFPYALHHFTGSKEHNVALRGRAQSMEMKMNEYGLFKGEKLIVCKSEEEIYKHLGLSYIPPEMRENQGEIQAAEKNKIPQLLTAKDIKGIFHNHTTYSDGKASLEEMVKAAQGLGLEYIGISDHSQSAFYAHGLKNADIEKQHKEIEAFNKKLKNFKIFKGIESDILADGSLDYDEKTLKKFDFVIASIHSRFKMTEKEMTERIIKALQNPFTTMLGHMTGRLLLSREPYQLDVKKIIDTAVKHKKIIELNANPYRLDIDWRHLHYAKEKGLKISINPDAHNVKGVADFEYGVGIARKGWMEKGNVINTMGLRDMEKYLRNSTRES